One window of the Gemmatimonadaceae bacterium genome contains the following:
- a CDS encoding S9 family peptidase, with translation MILASAFPLVAQQDPTLSPPVAAREAHETSIHGYKLSDDYFWLRQKTNPAVRAYLDAENAYTAAMMKHTEALQQSLYDEITGHVKQTDLSVPYRRGAYLYYSKTETGKQYPIYVRKPVKGGPEQVLLDQNEMAKGQGYYSIGARVVSDDDSLLAFTFDSTGYRQYTLRIKNLRTGQMLPDRVPRVGSVVWSTDGRTLFLTTEDSITKRSDKFWRHPVGGATMNLLFDEKDELFDIGANRSLDRKMIFLQSAAKTSSEIQYLPADKPSAALTVMLPRENGHEYDADYDGGRFYIRTNKGAKNFRVVSAPVAAPAKWTEVVAGKPDVKIAGMEFYRDHIVLSEREGGLPYLRIIDKKTGASYRIATPEPAYSMAIGANAEYDTRVIQYVYNSLVTPSSTFEYDMSRKTRKLLKQQEVPGYSASGYESRRIWATARDGTKVPMALVYKKGTKMDGSAPMLLYAYGSYGSSQDAGFSSNRLSLLDRGFIWALANIRGGGELGEEWREAGRMMNKMNTFTDFIDVGEYLVKNKYTSSDRLMIQGGSAGGLLMGAVVNMKPDLFKAAIAAVPFVDVMNTMLDASLPLTTSEYTEWGNPNEKPAFDYMMKYSPYDNVKAQWYPNMLVEVSLNDSQVPYWEGAKFVAKLRAMKQGDNVLLLKANMGAGHGGASGRYDRYREIAFEYAFLLSQAPFVSSKTPGPML, from the coding sequence TTGATCCTGGCTTCAGCATTTCCACTTGTTGCCCAGCAGGATCCGACGCTCTCACCGCCGGTCGCAGCTCGTGAGGCGCATGAGACTTCGATTCATGGCTACAAGCTGAGCGATGACTATTTCTGGCTGCGGCAGAAGACCAACCCCGCAGTCCGCGCATATCTGGATGCCGAGAATGCGTATACGGCCGCCATGATGAAGCATACCGAGGCGCTACAGCAGAGTCTGTATGATGAGATCACCGGGCACGTCAAACAGACCGACTTGAGCGTTCCCTATCGTCGTGGCGCTTATCTGTATTACTCGAAGACCGAAACCGGGAAGCAGTACCCCATATATGTCCGGAAGCCCGTAAAGGGTGGTCCCGAGCAGGTGCTTCTCGACCAGAACGAGATGGCCAAGGGACAAGGCTACTACTCCATTGGCGCTCGCGTGGTGAGCGATGACGACTCACTCCTCGCGTTTACTTTCGATAGCACCGGATACCGCCAGTACACGCTGCGCATCAAGAATCTTCGTACTGGACAGATGCTTCCCGACCGGGTTCCTCGTGTCGGAAGCGTCGTATGGTCCACCGATGGGCGCACGCTGTTCCTGACGACAGAGGATTCGATTACCAAGCGGTCGGATAAGTTCTGGCGCCATCCCGTCGGCGGCGCGACGATGAATCTGCTATTCGATGAGAAGGACGAGCTTTTCGACATCGGGGCTAATCGGTCCCTCGACAGGAAGATGATATTCCTTCAGAGCGCGGCGAAGACGTCATCCGAGATTCAGTACCTTCCTGCGGATAAGCCGTCAGCCGCGCTCACCGTGATGCTGCCGCGGGAGAACGGGCATGAGTACGATGCCGACTACGATGGTGGCCGTTTCTACATCCGGACGAACAAGGGCGCGAAGAACTTCCGTGTGGTGAGCGCGCCGGTCGCCGCGCCCGCGAAGTGGACCGAGGTCGTCGCCGGCAAACCCGACGTCAAGATTGCCGGCATGGAATTCTACCGCGATCATATCGTACTCTCCGAGCGCGAAGGCGGTCTTCCGTACCTGCGCATCATAGACAAGAAGACCGGGGCTTCGTACCGCATCGCGACACCAGAGCCTGCCTACTCCATGGCCATCGGCGCGAATGCCGAGTACGACACTCGTGTGATCCAGTATGTCTACAACTCGCTGGTCACTCCGTCCTCGACGTTCGAGTACGACATGTCGCGGAAAACCCGGAAGCTTCTCAAGCAGCAGGAGGTGCCGGGATACAGTGCGTCGGGCTACGAGTCGCGCCGCATCTGGGCCACGGCACGTGATGGAACGAAGGTGCCGATGGCTCTTGTGTACAAGAAGGGAACGAAGATGGATGGCTCCGCGCCAATGCTTCTCTATGCGTACGGATCCTATGGTTCCTCGCAGGATGCTGGCTTTTCATCGAACCGTCTCTCTTTGCTCGATCGCGGGTTCATCTGGGCCCTGGCGAACATCCGCGGCGGCGGTGAGCTGGGCGAGGAGTGGCGCGAAGCCGGACGCATGATGAACAAGATGAACACGTTCACCGATTTCATCGACGTAGGTGAATACCTCGTGAAGAATAAATACACGTCGAGTGACCGGTTGATGATTCAGGGAGGTTCGGCTGGCGGGTTGTTGATGGGCGCCGTAGTGAACATGAAGCCCGACCTTTTCAAGGCAGCGATTGCGGCCGTCCCGTTCGTCGACGTCATGAACACGATGCTCGACGCTTCCCTGCCCCTTACGACAAGCGAATACACCGAGTGGGGCAACCCGAACGAGAAACCGGCGTTCGATTACATGATGAAGTATTCGCCGTACGATAACGTCAAGGCGCAGTGGTATCCCAACATGCTGGTCGAAGTGTCGCTCAACGACAGCCAGGTGCCTTACTGGGAAGGAGCGAAGTTCGTGGCGAAACTGCGCGCCATGAAACAAGGTGACAACGTCTTACTCCTGAAGGCGAACATGGGTGCGGGACATGGCGGAGCATCGGGACGATATGACCGCTACCGGGAGATTGCCTTCGAGTACGCGTTCTTACTCAGTCAGGCGCCTTTCGTATCATCTAAAACTCCGGGCCCGATGCTCTAA
- a CDS encoding error-prone DNA polymerase: MPIELRAHTAFSFNNGALTPEALVKRAAELGHHTIGISDTADLGGVVRFALECRRQGVKPVVGVELNVDGRPAAFYACNVGGMRNIGALVTRARVGSLRGWVKGQSADKRGRPRVSWKDVAERSTGIFALTGPASGPIGAKIQACEYSTASRMLSEWREVFGNRLAVEVQLHHTGGCEAALASALIDLAGKQNIPWVAVNDPRYADQSSRLVHDILTALRYDTTIDKAMSRGLLHPNGEWRLLSPIEMAERWKGREEGLEESERIASECDFDLSWLRPPLPKFPNPPGVSDTQFLREKVYEGARERWGEALSDAQKNQIEHELRVIATLGFSGFFLVMWDAVRFARSQNILCQGRGSAANSAVAYCLAVTAVDPVANGLLFERFLSEKRVDGQTEAPDIDVDIEHDRREEVLDYMYDHYERSHSAIACIVQTYRGPNALRDSMRAFGYPMELINDMSKRMHYDEPREGAERIRTELGARFGFDAENARGKTMLAAMAAFEDLPRLRATHVGGFVLSSMPLGDYMPIEHTTMGRTIVQFDKDDLDAVGVPKFDFLGLGAMSLVRRAFDYIEVRTGERPQMYKLPAGDKKTYDLICRGETIGTFQIESRAQIASILHTLPDRLYDIVVQVALIRPGPIQAKFVHPYTARRRGLEPVMYPHPLLEPILKRTQGIPIFQEQAMAIAMVLGGYTAAEADELRRTMGHVRKIGRLMETLGRLRDRMMERGVSESVATGIVEDLKSFANYGFPESHAWSFALIAYATAWLKAHYPAEFFAALLNSWPMGFYPPSTLIHDARRHGVVVRPPCMRDGEWECTIEPLDREGVDRTNETERMESVMSDSYLDPGGPALRVGWRHIRGLGEKTLDVLRLTRFPDRPFTSIEDVVLRAKLRRADALHLARAGAFAAWEPDRRRAAWEALRACGDSLPLAPATREMHSPRALSATELIYLDYFATGVSINGHPMQHMRERLRRAGVVDSRGLRDLRGGEPIVVAGLVTIRQRPASANGTIFLLLEDEWGFINVVVPSFLVEENSEVVKFATFVVVQGRFEKDGNVLNVVGKRFKELDVKRLEHRARSFR; encoded by the coding sequence ATGCCCATCGAGCTCCGAGCCCACACCGCATTCTCATTCAACAATGGGGCACTCACGCCTGAAGCTCTCGTAAAGAGAGCGGCAGAGCTGGGGCACCATACTATAGGTATAAGCGACACCGCCGATCTGGGCGGTGTCGTGCGTTTCGCACTCGAGTGCCGGCGTCAGGGTGTGAAGCCGGTCGTGGGTGTCGAGCTGAATGTGGATGGGCGTCCGGCCGCTTTTTACGCGTGCAATGTGGGAGGGATGCGGAACATCGGCGCTTTGGTGACTCGAGCGAGAGTCGGATCGCTTCGCGGATGGGTGAAAGGGCAGAGCGCCGACAAGCGCGGACGGCCGCGCGTGAGCTGGAAGGATGTCGCGGAACGGAGCACTGGCATTTTCGCTTTGACCGGCCCCGCTTCCGGTCCCATCGGTGCGAAGATCCAGGCGTGCGAGTACTCCACTGCATCACGGATGCTGAGCGAGTGGCGCGAGGTGTTCGGCAACCGGCTCGCGGTGGAAGTGCAGCTCCATCACACCGGCGGATGCGAGGCGGCGCTCGCTTCGGCGCTGATAGATCTCGCGGGGAAGCAGAACATTCCGTGGGTCGCTGTGAACGATCCGCGATATGCCGACCAGTCGAGCCGGCTCGTGCACGACATCCTCACCGCGCTCAGGTACGACACAACTATAGATAAGGCGATGTCGCGGGGGCTGCTGCATCCCAACGGGGAGTGGCGGCTCCTTTCGCCGATCGAGATGGCGGAGAGGTGGAAGGGAAGAGAGGAGGGGCTCGAGGAGAGCGAGCGGATCGCGAGCGAATGCGATTTCGATCTGAGCTGGCTCAGGCCCCCCTTGCCTAAGTTCCCCAATCCGCCGGGTGTGAGCGACACCCAATTCCTGCGCGAGAAAGTGTATGAGGGCGCGCGGGAGCGGTGGGGCGAAGCCTTAAGCGACGCCCAGAAGAACCAGATCGAGCACGAGCTCCGCGTCATCGCCACGCTCGGCTTCTCCGGATTCTTTCTCGTGATGTGGGACGCCGTGCGGTTCGCGCGGTCGCAGAACATTCTCTGCCAGGGTCGCGGGAGCGCTGCCAACTCCGCTGTCGCCTACTGTCTCGCCGTCACTGCGGTGGATCCTGTCGCGAATGGATTGCTCTTCGAGAGGTTCCTGTCGGAGAAGCGAGTGGACGGTCAGACCGAAGCGCCCGACATAGACGTGGACATCGAGCACGACCGGCGCGAGGAAGTCCTCGACTACATGTACGATCACTACGAGAGATCGCACTCCGCCATCGCGTGCATCGTGCAGACGTATCGCGGTCCCAACGCGCTGCGCGATTCGATGCGCGCGTTTGGGTATCCGATGGAGTTGATCAATGACATGTCCAAACGCATGCACTACGATGAACCGCGAGAGGGCGCAGAGCGAATCCGAACGGAGCTTGGCGCTCGGTTCGGATTCGACGCCGAGAACGCAAGAGGAAAGACGATGCTCGCTGCGATGGCCGCGTTCGAGGATCTGCCGCGGCTTCGCGCGACGCACGTCGGCGGATTCGTGCTCTCGTCCATGCCGCTCGGCGACTATATGCCCATCGAGCACACGACCATGGGCCGCACCATCGTGCAGTTCGACAAGGACGACCTCGACGCCGTGGGTGTGCCCAAGTTCGACTTCCTGGGACTTGGCGCGATGTCGCTCGTGCGGCGCGCGTTCGACTACATCGAGGTGCGCACCGGCGAGCGGCCGCAGATGTACAAGCTGCCCGCGGGCGACAAGAAGACGTACGACCTCATCTGTCGCGGCGAGACCATAGGGACGTTCCAGATCGAGAGTCGCGCGCAGATCGCGTCAATACTGCATACGCTGCCGGACAGGCTGTACGACATCGTGGTGCAGGTGGCGCTGATCCGTCCCGGTCCCATCCAGGCGAAGTTCGTTCATCCGTACACCGCGCGCCGCCGCGGGCTCGAGCCCGTGATGTATCCACATCCGTTGCTCGAGCCGATTTTGAAGAGAACGCAGGGGATTCCGATCTTCCAGGAGCAGGCAATGGCGATCGCGATGGTGCTCGGCGGATACACTGCGGCCGAGGCGGATGAGCTGAGGCGGACGATGGGTCATGTGAGGAAGATCGGGCGGCTGATGGAGACCCTCGGACGGTTGCGAGATCGGATGATGGAGCGTGGAGTGTCCGAATCGGTGGCAACGGGAATCGTCGAAGATCTAAAGAGCTTCGCGAATTATGGATTTCCGGAGTCGCATGCGTGGAGCTTTGCGCTGATCGCGTATGCGACCGCATGGCTCAAGGCGCATTATCCGGCGGAATTCTTTGCTGCGCTGTTGAACTCGTGGCCGATGGGGTTCTATCCGCCGTCCACTCTGATACACGATGCGCGTCGGCACGGCGTTGTGGTGCGGCCCCCGTGCATGCGTGATGGTGAGTGGGAGTGTACGATCGAGCCGTTGGATCGTGAGGGAGTGGATCGTACGAACGAGACGGAGCGGATGGAGAGCGTGATGTCCGATTCGTATCTCGATCCTGGTGGGCCGGCTTTGCGTGTCGGCTGGCGGCATATCCGAGGCCTTGGTGAGAAGACGTTGGATGTGTTGCGGCTCACTCGTTTCCCTGACCGCCCTTTCACTTCTATAGAAGACGTAGTGCTGCGCGCGAAGCTCAGGCGTGCGGATGCACTGCATCTCGCGCGGGCTGGTGCGTTCGCGGCGTGGGAGCCCGATCGGCGGCGGGCTGCGTGGGAGGCGTTGCGGGCGTGTGGTGACTCATTGCCTCTGGCTCCAGCCACTCGAGAGATGCACAGCCCAAGGGCATTGTCAGCCACCGAGCTTATTTATCTGGACTACTTCGCCACGGGAGTCAGTATCAATGGGCATCCCATGCAGCACATGCGTGAGCGGCTACGGCGGGCGGGCGTTGTGGACAGTCGCGGCTTACGTGATTTGCGTGGCGGAGAGCCGATCGTTGTAGCGGGTCTGGTGACGATTCGTCAGCGGCCTGCTTCTGCCAACGGGACGATCTTTTTGTTGTTGGAGGATGAGTGGGGGTTCATCAACGTTGTCGTGCCGAGCTTCCTCGTGGAAGAGAACAGCGAGGTCGTTAAGTTCGCGACGTTCGTGGTAGTGCAGGGGAGATTCGAGAAAGACGGGAACGTGCTGAATGTGGTGGGAAAGAGGTTTAAGGAGTTGGATGTGAAGAGGTTAGAGCATCGGGCCCGGAGTTTTAGATGA
- a CDS encoding methyltransferase domain-containing protein: MNGSRECPKRASLRLLDRARESAEASGFRNVRFHHGLAESLPVADAWADVVISNGVLNLFPDKMAGLQEMARVLKPGGRLQIGDILVEKDVGDGARRDIDLWKG; encoded by the coding sequence ATGAATGGCTCGCGGGAGTGCCCGAAGAGAGCATCGCTTCGTTTGCTCGATCGGGCGCGAGAGAGCGCCGAGGCCAGCGGGTTTCGCAATGTTCGTTTCCATCATGGTCTGGCCGAGTCGCTTCCCGTGGCGGATGCGTGGGCCGACGTCGTCATCTCGAACGGTGTGCTCAATCTTTTCCCCGACAAGATGGCGGGACTTCAGGAGATGGCGCGTGTGCTGAAGCCAGGCGGACGGCTTCAGATCGGTGACATTCTCGTTGAGAAGGACGTCGGGGATGGTGCGAGGCGTGACATAGACCTGTGGAAGGGCTGA